Below is a window of Quercus robur chromosome 6, dhQueRobu3.1, whole genome shotgun sequence DNA.
gaagagtccaaattcaattagattctaaattgaattttaattggagttcaattttgcaccatatatctatctaattttttaaattctatggCGGGTGAATTATTAGATGCAAAAACTGAAAAGtctaaatctaattaaattataaataatatatatatatatatataatgaaaaactattacatattttagaaatgtatggttttaaaaatgtgtaagttaatacatgtataatttgaaccgtataattatgattatttttaattatactcGTGTATATAACTAGTATTAATCAAAAGCAAATGAAGTCGAGGAGAGAGTTAATCCACAACTAATAAGTCatttggttaaacaattaagaGATGTGATAAAAAGAAAGCTTCACTCACGCATTACAGGTTCTTGGGCcaggaaaaagaaattattggAAGCTAGATATTTTTCCTTAAAGAATAGGGAGATAAGATTCCCCTTcggtcacaactcacaagtgCGGTTGCATATCAGATAATCTCAACTTTAAATTATTCTCCTTTATGTACTTAATTATaggaaaaataagttttcaattatCCTCTGTCTAGATATGGAAAATTCATTGTGGCATGTgatgaggaaaaaaacaaaaaaacgaTTAATGGTACTTGTGGGGTGCAGGCCCAAATATATATTAAGTCTTGGGCCTTGTCTGAGGAGGCTCAGTGGTCTGAGAATAGATCAATAGTAAGGAAGACGTAAGACTTTGAACTTCATGAGCAAGTTATGACTGTAAAGGCTGGGAGAGGTGGgccgaggaggaatatctcctcaGTTAGGCGAAACAAAGATCAAAATGTGTGTCCTATCATCCAGGGTGATGTTCCAGGAGGTTCTATTTATAAGGACATGGATTATGAACGTACAGAAGGGGTGGGAGCTAGGAAATATTTAAGGGAAAGCTGCAACCACcgcattgaatactctgcagctaactctctgaccgcattaatgaggaagtgatgcctaaacaatagttttcagccttacagctactctcCAGAGACTTCATGAAGGTGTTGATGTGACAGGGATCAACACCAacaatctaacctacacgtggagggcagagatgaaggaaaaaagatagtataaaataggaaGAAGGCAATGAGAGAGGGGGATcaagaaattaagagaaaaacactgtaacaatcaaaaattgaacttgtaatcaaatttgagagaaatatataagaactggtctcctcggattgtgccgaggacgattttatttagaataaactagtctatcttcattttcttgccATCTGAATCCACTTTACTTGTTGTCTGATTCATTAAAGCCTAGTTTTCTAACCCActttctataaattcattgtattgggctttttgggtcTAAGTTCATTTATTCTTTGGGCTAGGGACCCAAATTGcatccttacaattggcgtcgtttGTGAAAAATTCTGGTGTTGTAGTGAGTTTAACGTCCAACTATGGTAGGTTTAGGTTTGAATCTGGTGGAATCTATTGGGTCCCAACGTCAAGATCATTTTGTTAATCTTGAATGCAGAAGGGACCGGGAGGTTAGTGTGTATACCACCCATACTAGTAGGAGCCAGTCTCGAAGCGGGAGCCACCTCTCTCATGAAGAAAATGCCAAGAACATGCAACGGGAGATTGATCATTTAAAGAGGAAGTTGTGCCACAAGCGGCGAAGGCTGGTAGTTATAGACGTAGATAAAGGATTCTTCCTAGTGAGTCTTTTTCGTATGATGAAGACTACCATCATGAGCACAGAAATAGAAATTCATCTTCCAAGGGCTTGGGAAATGATGCAATGAGCAGAGCGCTCAACCAAATTTCTAGATCACCTTTCACGTGCAGAATTTAGGGAGGGAGACTTCCTCGGCGGTTCACTCAGCCCACGTTCACCATGTATAACGATCAAACAGACCTTGTGGAGCATGTAAGCTACTTCAATCAGAGAATAGCTGTGCACTCCAAAAATGAGACTTtaatgtgtaaagtattcccatCTAGTTTGGAACctgtggcgatgaggtggtttgatggcctAGGGGCAGATTTCATTGATTCCTTTAAGGAGCTCACCTGGGCATTTGGATCTTGTTTTATCACATGCAGTAGGGTTCCTTGGCCCTTTGATTCCTTGTTGTccatgtccatgcgagaagggaAGACACTGAAAACGTACTCAGACAAATACTGGGAGATGTTTAATGAGATCGATGGGGACTTTGACGATGTGGCTATAAGGACTTTTAAGGTCAGCTTGCCTACCAAGCATGATTTGAGAAAGTCCTTGACCAAGAAGCTGGTAAGGAGTGTGCATCGGCTTATGGATCGTATTGACGAATACAAGCTGGTCAAGAAAGACTAGCagcaagggaagggaaaggctaAAGTTATCCCTCAAGACAAAAGGGATTTTAGGTCGGATGGATACAATAATAGTAGGCCCCGAAGGGATTTTGTTGGGCAATCTGGGTCTACGGCTCCTAATGTGGTTAACATGGTGTTTCGAGAGCTAGTGTATCAAGttttggagaagatcaagaacgaGCTATatttcaaatggccaaacaagatgggagGAGACCTCATGAGGCACAACCAAAGTCTtcattgccaataccaccagCAACGAGGGCATACCACCGAGGACTGTAGAACTCTGTGGAACCATCTGGAGCAACTGGTCAGAGATGGAAGGTTACAACAGTTTTTGTATCAGCCCAATGGGCACGAAGACAAAGTAGGGTCAAGGGTCCAAGGGAACGCTTCTTCAAGGCCCTCTTTGGGTacaattaatgtcatctttATTGCTCCTAGGAGAACTAGCTCGCAATCCTCCAGGATGATGTCTGTAACTCGGCCACCCACCGAGGACTCTAATCCTGAGTTGAAGAGGGCTAGAGTGGAGGTCCGATCGGCATTGAGCTTTTCGGATGAGGACAAGGCTGGAACCATACAGCCACACGATGATGCTTTAATGGTCACGCTTAGGATAAgagggtatgatgtgaagagagtgTTGGTAGACTAGGGCAGTGGTACAGAGATTATGTACCTTACTCTGTACAAAGGGCTGAACCTGAAGCCTGAGAATTTGACAGCCTATGATTCACCTTTGGTAAGTTTTGATGGAAAAGTTGTCGTTCCAAATGGTCAGATTAGACTACCCGTATAAATAGGTTCAGAGGTAGTGGAGGTGGATTTCATTGTGGTGGATGCTTATTTTCCCTACACGGCCATTGTGGCAAGACCTTGGCTCCATGCCTTGGGGGTTGTTTCTTCCACCTTGCATTTGAGGGGTAAGATATCCATCTGGGGACTAGGTTGAAGAGTTTGTTGGGAGTCAATCCATAGCTAGGCAGTGCTTGATGGCTGTAATTATGCACCAGCCTGAAGTTGAGTCTTTGGCCTCTGCTGAGGGGAGCTCATAGCAATCAAGAATTCCGATCCTATCTATGGAAGCAGTGTCGGAAGGGGAAAAGTGTGAGAAGCTAgaagaaattattataaatgATGATCcagagaagttctttcaggtcgaaACTCAGCTTCCTCTTCGGGAGAAGGAAAAGTTGATAGCGTTTCTTAGAGAGAAcgttgatgtgtttgcatggaatgCTTATGAAACTCCTAGGATggatctaggcttcatttgcCATCATTTGAATGTCAACCCAGCTGTCCTCCCTAAGAAGCAACCACCTCGGCGCTCATCTAAAGAACATTCTGATGATGTCAAGGGGCAGTTAAACAAGCTTAAGCAGGCTGGGGCTATTAAGGAAGTGTTCTACTctgaatggttggccaatacagTAGTAGTAAATAAGAAAAGTGGAAAGTGGCAAGTATGTGTGGATTTCACAAACTTGAATAAGGCCTGTCCAAAGGACCCCTTCCCTATGCCTCGGATTGATCGGCTAGTGGACGCAACtgtaggccatcctcggattagctttttggatgccttccagGGGTATCACCAAATACCACTGGACTTGAGTGGTTAAACGAAGACAAATTTTGTTAGCCCATTGGAAATTACCACTGCAAAGTGATgtcttttggtttaaaaaatgcaGGGGCTatctaccaaaggatgatgaccaggatgttcaAGCCACAACTAGGAAAAAACATCGAGATttatatagacgacatggtggtcAAGAGTAAGTCAGAATCCGAGCATGTTAACGACCTTGAGAATATCTTTGAGATCTTGAGGAGGTACAAGTTGCAAATTAATGCTTCTAAATGCTTTTTTGGTGTCGGATTAGGGAAGTTCTTGGGATACATGGTTACTCACCATGGAATTGAAGTCAATCCTAACCAAATTAGAGCAATTAACAATTTACAGCTACCTCGAAaccccaaagaggtccagaagttAACAGGAATGACTGCTGCTTTAAACTGATTCATCTCTTGATTAGCAGACAGGTGTAGGCCTTTCTCTTAGTTGTTAAATAAGTggagggatttgaatggaccaaaAAATGTGTCTTGGCCTTCCAGCAGTTGAAGGAATACCTTTCTCGGCCACTTATTATGTCCAGACCCGAGGTGGATGAGGTTTTGTTTGCTTATATTGTAGTGGCCTCCCATGCGGTGAGCTTGGTCCAGGTGCGGGTTGATAGTGATGTGTAGAGACTAGTTTACTATGTGAGTAAGtcattacatgaggccgaggtccGTTAACTACCACTGGAGAAGACCATTTTGGCAATGGTGCATGCTACACGTAAGCTCCCCCACTACTTTCAATCACACACAGTTGTTGTCCTAACCCAATTTCCACTCAAATCTTTACTTCGAAGTGCTGATTATACAGGGAGGATTGCCAAGTGGGGTACGATTCTAAGAgattttgatatcaagtacgTGCCTCGCACCTTTGTCAAGG
It encodes the following:
- the LOC126690126 gene encoding uncharacterized protein LOC126690126; protein product: MYNDQTDLVEHVSYFNQRIAVHSKNETLMCKVFPSSLEPVAMRWFDGLGADFIDSFKELTWAFGSCFITCSRVPWPFDSLLSMSMREGKTLKTYSDKYWEMFNEIDGDFDDVAIRTFKVSLPTKHDLRKSLTKKLVRSVHRLMDRIDEYKLVKKD
- the LOC126690127 gene encoding uncharacterized protein LOC126690127, translated to MVFRELVYQVLEKIKNELYFKWPNKMGGDLMRHNQSLHCQYHQQRGHTTEDCRTLWNHLEQLVRDGRLQQFLYQPNGHEDKVGSRVQGNASSRPSLGTINVIFIAPRRTSSQSSRMMSVTRPPTEDSNPELKRARVEVRSALSFSDEDKAGTIQPHDDALMVTLRIRGYDVKRVLVD